Proteins encoded by one window of Bactrocera oleae isolate idBacOlea1 chromosome 4, idBacOlea1, whole genome shotgun sequence:
- the LOC106615987 gene encoding uncharacterized protein, with translation MADESAIDSPRPFRRERNLSNRNFAKRRSSRRTSVESHSSVESFNLSAAESVNNASSVSSVHEHSSSASASGSHNHSTSTSSGSSGSHSLSVASSQLDYSYSVQSDTESAFYRASTRRMVPPPLPITGPPLDNDESTTTTTIATTTSEDDAQPQTPDPALLGVRQKVNRFETLTAEQRILFKTGRHQLRQQHQQYNSHTGAAKTTGVGGISVAPPGLWRVFPPATRRSTPETDSSVASRQSAVSSFHTSIDEERSVDDVDEISDYAEDAHADAVAEAEYAVPEEAHELREDAVPSPVPGYMPPTEEEQLVTAGVVELNIDDFGKVEKVRRAVSDDYARTMPKARGKKLSAEVESGAKPTSKDFPRNYRSVPRPKTEIIGTKNHAVVDKCKSLYQPNDELEEEAEAELRDKSSQHIKPILEELIKTEETYVENLRIGLENYGNIFARKDLPIGLRGKKYVLLGNIAQIYEFHAEEFLPMLHTYKRDLKRLFDEFQHYIDKNSFYCYVIFTMNKQRSLKLCDTYKNYFKRIQNELDDKLGINSFLVQPIQRMARYPLLLQQFITTLFKHRDFEIKPLLESCCRLEKKMRTLLTTTNESEVINDIVECNEFNVFHQGKFRKVSDFSIIDHTLRRTYRGKVFIFDKCIIYTEIKGKHLIFHGRYPCEHIGIVAKTKHFTLFYERRKQQECDFQAEPPVIETWLELIRDMISSYVMEERQKLQDRYAREGEQQYRKPVSLTLFRDSNRFSSDSGIGNIWVLPKPEAESEASSNRTTWYAVN, from the exons ATGGCTGATGAGAGCGCCATCGACAGTCCGCGTCCGTTTCGACGCGAGCGCAATCTGAGTAATCGCAATTTCGCCAAACGCCGTTCCAGCCGACGTACCAGCGTCGAGAGTCACAGCTCGGTGGAGTCGTTTAATCTAAGTGCAGCTGAGAGTGTAAACAACGCTAGCTCAGTGAGCTCTGTGCATGAGCACAGTTCCAGCGCTAGCGCCAGTGGCAGTCACAATCACAGTACGTCGACCAGCAGTGGCAGTAGTGGTTCACATTCGCTTAGTGTCGCTAGTAGTCAACTGGATTATTCCTACTCGGTGCAATCGGATACGGAAAGTGCATTTTATCGCGCCTCTACGCGTAGAATGGTGCCACCACCGTTACCCATAACTGGGCCGCCGCTTGATAACGATGAgtctacaactacaacaacgatagcaacaacaacaagcgaggACGATGCACAGCCACAAACGCCTGATCCCGCGTTGTTAGGCGTGCGACAGAAAGTTAATCGTTTCGAGACATTGACAGCCGAACAGCGTATTCTCTTTAAAACGGGACGTCACCAGCTACgtcaacaacaccaacaatataATTCGCATACAGGTGCAGCAAAAACCACTGGTGTGGGTGGCATTTCAGTCGCCCCGCCTGGTTTATGGCGTGTCTTTCCGCCTGCTACGCGTCGTTCCACACCCGAAACGGATAGCTCGGTGGCCAGTCGTCAGTCGGCAGTTAGCTCATTTCACACCTCCATCGATGAGGAACGCTCCGTGGACGATGTGGATGAGATCTCCGATTATGCTGAGGATGCGCACGCAGATGCTGTTGCTGAGGCTGAGTATGCTGTGCCAGAGGAAGCGCACGAATTGCGTGAAGATGCGGTGCCATCGCCGGTGCCTGGCTATATGCCGCCCACGGAGGAAGAGCAATTGGTGACAGCGGGCGTTGTGGAGTTGAATATAGATGATTTCGGTAAGGTGGAGAAGGTGCGTCGCGCTGTCAGCGATGATTATGCACGCACAATGCCGAAGGCTCGCGGAAAGAAGCTGTCTGCAGAAGTTGAGTCTGGCGCAAAACCAACGTCAAAAGATTTTCCGAG AAATTATCGTTCAGTGCCTCGTCCCAAGACAGAAATTATTGGTACCAAAAATCATGCGGTTGTTGACAAATGTAAATCGCTCTATCAGCCAAA TGACGAGCTTGAGGAGGAAGCTGAGGCTGAGTTGCGCGATAAGAGCTCACAACACATAAAACCCATACTCGAGGAGCTGATAAAAACGGAGGAAACATATGTGGAGAATTTACGTATCGGCTTAGAGAATTATGGGAATATATTTGCGCGGAAAGATTTACCCATCGGTTTGCGtggcaaaaaatatgttttgcttGGTAATATCGCACAGATCTACGAATTTCATGCCGAGGAGTTTTTACcaatgttacatacatataaaagggATCTGAAGCGATTATTCGATGAATTTCAGCATTATATTGAT aaAAATTCCTTCTACTGCTACGTCATATTCACAATGAACAAGCAACGCTCACTCAAATTATGtgatacatataaaaattattttaag cGCATACAAAACGAATTGGATGATAAGTTGGGTATAAATAGTTTCCTGGTACAGCCCATACAACGGATGGCGCGATATCCGCTGCTGCTGCAACAATTTATCACG actctcttcaagcatCGTGACTTCGAGATTAAGCCCTTACTTGAGTCATGCTGTCGTCTGGAGAAGAAAATGCGCACTTTGCTGACCACAACCAACGAATCCGAAGTGATTAACGACATTGTCGAGTGCAATGAG TTCAACGTTTTTCATCAGGGCAAATTCCGTAAAGTCAGCGATTTTTCGATTATAGATCACACGCTCCGACGCACCTATCGCGGTAAGGTCTTCATATTCGACAAATGCATCATCTATACCGAGATTAAGGGCAAACACTTGATCTTTCATGGCCGCTATCCGTGCGAGCATATCGGCATTGTGGCGAAAACGAAGCACTTCACGTTATTCTATGAGCGTCGTAAGCAGCAAGAGTGCGATTTCCAAGCTGAACCGCCAGTGATCGAAACGTGGCTGGAGCTGATACGCGATATGATCAGCTCGTATGTGATGGAGGAGCGTCAAAAGCTGCAGGATCGTTATGCGCGCGAAGGCGAACAGCAATACCGTAAGCCAGTGAGTTTAACGCTGTTTCGTGATTCGAATCGTTTTAGTTCGGACAGCGGTATAGGCAATATATGGGTGCTGCCGAAACCGGAGGCAGAGTCGGAAGCGTCGAGTAATCGCACGACGTGGTACGCAGTGAATTGA